In a genomic window of Enterobacter asburiae:
- the miaB gene encoding tRNA (N6-isopentenyl adenosine(37)-C2)-methylthiotransferase MiaB, with protein MTKKLHIKTWGCQMNEYDSSKMADLLDTTHGYQLTENAKEADVLLLNTCSIREKAQEKVFHVLGRWKLLKRKNPDLIIGVGGCVASQEGKLIRQRAPYVDIVFGPQTLHRLPEMINQVRGNRSPVVDVSFPEIEKFDRLPEPRADGPTAFVSIMEGCNKYCTYCVVPYTRGEEVSRPADDILFEIAQLAAQGVREVNLLGQNVNAWRGENYDGTTGSFAELLRLVAAIDGIDRIRFTTSHPMEFTDDIIDVYRDTPELVSFLHLPIQCGSDRVLNLMGRPHTVLEYKSTIRKLREARPDIQISSDFIVGFPGETADDFERTMKLIGEVNFDVSYSFIFSARPGTPAADMVDDVPEEEKKQRLYILQERINQQANAWSRRMLGTVQRILVEGTSRKSIMELSGRTENNRVVNFEGTPDMIGKFVDVEIVEVLTNSLRAKVVRTEDEMGLRIAESPESVISRTRKENDSGVGIYQP; from the coding sequence ATGACTAAAAAACTCCATATAAAAACCTGGGGCTGTCAGATGAACGAATACGATTCATCCAAGATGGCCGATCTGCTGGATACCACCCACGGATACCAGCTGACTGAAAATGCGAAAGAAGCCGATGTGCTGCTGCTGAACACCTGTTCAATTCGTGAAAAAGCACAGGAAAAAGTCTTTCATGTGTTAGGCCGCTGGAAGCTTCTGAAACGGAAAAATCCGGACCTGATCATCGGCGTGGGTGGCTGCGTCGCGTCGCAGGAAGGTAAGCTGATCCGCCAGAGAGCCCCGTATGTGGATATCGTCTTTGGCCCTCAGACCCTGCACCGCCTGCCTGAGATGATCAATCAGGTTCGCGGTAACCGCAGCCCGGTTGTTGACGTCAGCTTCCCGGAGATCGAAAAATTCGACCGCCTGCCAGAGCCGCGCGCCGATGGCCCGACCGCTTTTGTCTCCATCATGGAAGGCTGCAACAAATACTGTACCTACTGCGTGGTGCCTTACACCCGTGGTGAAGAGGTCAGCCGCCCGGCAGATGATATTCTGTTTGAAATCGCGCAGCTTGCCGCGCAGGGCGTCCGTGAAGTGAACCTGCTCGGCCAGAACGTTAACGCCTGGCGTGGGGAAAACTACGACGGCACCACTGGCAGCTTTGCCGAACTGCTGCGCCTGGTGGCCGCGATTGACGGTATCGACCGAATCCGCTTTACCACCAGCCATCCGATGGAGTTTACCGACGACATCATTGACGTGTATCGCGATACGCCTGAGCTGGTGAGCTTCCTGCACCTGCCGATTCAGTGCGGCTCTGACCGCGTTCTGAACCTGATGGGCCGCCCGCATACGGTGCTGGAGTACAAATCCACCATCCGCAAGCTGCGTGAAGCGCGTCCGGATATCCAGATCAGCTCCGACTTCATCGTTGGCTTCCCTGGTGAAACCGCTGATGACTTCGAGCGCACCATGAAGCTCATCGGTGAAGTGAACTTTGACGTCAGCTACAGCTTCATCTTCTCAGCGCGTCCTGGAACACCCGCGGCCGACATGGTTGACGATGTGCCGGAAGAAGAGAAAAAGCAGCGTCTGTATATTCTGCAGGAGCGCATCAATCAGCAGGCCAACGCCTGGAGCCGCCGTATGCTCGGCACCGTCCAGCGCATTCTGGTGGAAGGCACCTCCCGCAAGAGCATTATGGAGCTGTCCGGTCGTACCGAAAACAACCGCGTGGTGAACTTTGAAGGCACCCCGGATATGATCGGTAAATTCGTGGACGTCGAGATTGTCGAGGTGCTGACCAACTCGCTGCGCGCGAAGGTGGTACGCACCGAGGACGAAATGGGCCTGCGTATCGCAGAGTCACCGGAATCCGTGATCTCGCGTACCCGCAAAGAAAACGATTCTGGCGTTGGGATTTACCAGCCTTAA
- a CDS encoding PhoH family protein, with protein MNIDTREISLEPADNARLLSLCGPFDDNIKQLERRLGIEINRRDNHFKLTGRPICVNAAADILRSLYVDTAPMRGEIQDIEPEQIHLAIKEARVLEQSAESVPDYGKAINIKTKRGVIKPRTPNQAQYIANILDHDITFGVGPAGTGKTYLAVAAAVDALERQEIRRILLTRPAVEAGEKLGFLPGDLSQKVDPYLRPLYDALFEMLGFEKVEKLIERNVIEVAPLAYMRGRTLNDAFIILDESQNTTIEQMKMFLTRIGFNSKAVITGDVTQIDLPRSTKSGLRHAIEVLSEVDEISFNFFHSEDVVRHPVVARIVNAYEAWEEADQKRRAEQAAERKREAQEQEQK; from the coding sequence TTGAACATAGATACGCGTGAAATTAGCCTTGAGCCCGCAGACAACGCTCGCCTGCTGAGCCTGTGCGGGCCGTTTGATGACAACATCAAACAACTGGAACGACGTCTGGGTATCGAAATCAATCGTCGCGATAACCATTTCAAACTCACCGGACGCCCTATCTGCGTCAACGCGGCTGCGGATATTCTGCGCAGCCTGTATGTCGATACCGCCCCAATGCGCGGCGAGATTCAGGACATCGAACCGGAACAAATTCACCTCGCCATTAAAGAGGCGCGAGTGCTTGAGCAAAGCGCGGAAAGCGTGCCGGACTACGGCAAGGCGATCAACATTAAGACCAAGCGTGGCGTCATCAAGCCGCGCACGCCAAACCAGGCGCAGTACATCGCTAATATTCTTGACCATGACATCACCTTCGGCGTGGGTCCGGCGGGTACGGGTAAAACCTATCTGGCGGTTGCCGCTGCGGTCGATGCGCTGGAGCGCCAGGAGATCCGTCGCATCCTGCTGACCCGCCCTGCCGTCGAAGCGGGTGAAAAACTGGGCTTCCTGCCTGGCGATCTGAGCCAGAAGGTCGACCCGTACCTGCGCCCGCTGTATGACGCGCTGTTCGAAATGCTCGGCTTTGAGAAGGTCGAGAAGCTGATTGAGCGTAACGTTATCGAAGTTGCCCCGCTCGCCTACATGCGCGGTCGTACGCTGAACGATGCGTTCATCATTCTTGATGAAAGCCAGAACACCACCATCGAACAGATGAAGATGTTCCTGACGCGTATTGGTTTTAACTCGAAAGCGGTCATTACCGGTGACGTCACCCAGATCGACCTGCCTCGCAGCACCAAGTCCGGCCTGCGCCACGCCATTGAGGTGCTGTCAGAGGTAGACGAAATCAGCTTTAACTTCTTCCACAGTGAAGACGTGGTACGCCACCCGGTGGTCGCGCGCATCGTTAACGCCTATGAAGCCTGGGAAGAGGCGGATCAAAAACGCAGGGCCGAACAGGCCGCGGAACGTAAGCGCGAAGCGCAGGAGCAAGAACAGAAATGA